The genome window AACAGGAACGATTAGCTTCAAATGGAGTGGCTGACTGACGGCCATCATTCCCTGTGTCACTCACGTGGTAATCTGGGATTCCAggaagatgaggatgaagactAGCACTGCTGGTACACAGCAGGCGGCCATCATCCAGATGGGGAATGGCTTCTTCTCTCCCAAGGGGTTGATGAACCAGCCTCGGATTTTAGGGTCGGTCACCTCAATACCTTTCGGCACAACCAGTTTCTACCATAGGAGAGGATGCCTTTGTTAAACTATTTTATCAACGTAGGAGTAGTAGGGTCGTTGTggtgcagggggtagagcgggtgcgccaggaaccgcaaggttcgtggttcgagtcctggctgccccatgtctcaagttgaagtgcccctgagcaagacacctaacccctaattgctcctcaggcaaaatgtgaaaaagccatgggtttaaagtgtaatgtaagttgctttggataaaagcgtcagctaaatgacccttaatgtaatgtaaaaaaaatgtagtttGAGTGTTGTCACATTTCTAGGGGACATCATTTTAAGATTGTAACCAGGGACATAAACTTTAGTTTTCACAGGTTGGTTCTTCGGGTCGAGAAAGTGTCCTAAACATCTACAGTATATGAGTACATCATGAACTTGagttaaaaaaggtatttttattACAATCTTTCAAATTTTGCtaaaaatgaaacatgaaatttagatattttgaaataaaaaacccAGATGGAAACAACCACCCTTGACCTACATGGCTCAAAATCATCTTAAAAGTGCTCCACTGTGACAGAAGTCATCTTAATAGTTGCGTTTCTATATTGTCAATTGCCAATACTTTTGCTGCAAAAAGTTTTGCACATAAAGTAATTTATTTGAGAAGACCACAATACAACTCTTACCTGGGTGTAGGCATCTGCAATGCTAATATCCACAGCAATCATGAAGAAAATAGCTATGGGGACACCAAAGTCTCCAATCAAACGACGGATCTAGTGAGAGAGCAGGGAACGTGATGGTCAAAGTCAGAACCTACAGCATCTTTTCAAAACTTCACAATCTCCTGAAATATGAGGTTGATCTTACAGGGCCCGGGAAATAGTGACCATTCTTGAAATGACGGAGGAAGTACGCAATAAAGAAGCAACCAAACATCAGGCACATAGAGAGCAGGGCAGTGTTGGGGTAGGCCCTTTCAAGCTCCTTCTCATGATAGGTGATGTTGCCATCGTGATCGATCACAGTGTGCTCTAGGATGACCGGATGGAAGGGGTTATCCGTTGAGTCGTTCAGGTGATCGTAGTTCAGAATCAGAGGGTGGGCTTTGAAGATCTGAGCAAAAGGATATGATGAGTCAGAGGAAGCAAAACAAGACACGACATATGAGGCGATCACAGTGAAATGAAGTTGGAAGAGGGTGAGGTGAGGAAACCTTGATGAGCTTATTGAACGTCTCATAGATGAAGATGAGAGAGATGAGGATGGAGAAGATTTCCTGAGTGAAGCGGGAGATGAATCGGACCAGGAAGCTGCCTTCCACGGCCACGATGATGACCACGATCACTATCAGCCACATCCCCACCCAGATACGGCCCACAATGTACTCAATGCCCTGGGCCTTGCAGAACTAGTATGggatgaagaaaacaaactagattataatgaagaaaaataaatagccGTGAAAGATTGATTTCAGGAACCATACGCACAGAGTAAAAAGCTTCTTCGAACACCAGCAGCGGTCCAGAGAAGCCGATGACGAGGACTGGCTGAGCGGCGATGAGAGAGAAGATGACACCCTGGAGACTAGTGGAGACCATAAGCTCTGACACGCCCATCAATTTTTCAGTTTTGTCGGCTAGAGTCAGATATCGGAGAGAATTATTAATACTGTATCAGTTAAGTGCTTCACAAGAATCGAGCGACACAGCTTTCTATCTTGGTCTCTCTTTTACCCAGAAGCCCTCCAAACGTGATGGCCGGAGAGAGGGCAGCGAAGTAGATGAAGATGACGGCAGCGAGGACCTGAGGGTTCAGAGCATCTGTGTAGTCGCTGATGTAGTGGCGGTAACGACGCTTTAGGTCCTTCACCATCCCACCGAAGGGATAGCCTGTACGGGCCAGGGGGTCCTCACGTGGCTCCTCTGGAGGTTTCTCAActggacaaataaataaattaaaatttaAAGGTGCTAGAACTAACAATATTACAGCTAATAATCTCAAAATTCGGACCATAGTCTGACATTTTGAGAACAATGCTGACCTGTGATCCTGTCACCAAAGGCAAGACGGGTGTCGCTGGGACGGAGTCTGTCACGCAGCATCTTCTTCTGGAAATTGATGATTGGCTCAAGCATTGCCTTGTCTTGGATCTCAGTGGGGGGGATGACAATGCTGCAGTCCATGAAGTCAGCGATGGCGTTGGTCAGATCTTTTTCAGTCTGGGCCAAAAAAGCCTCCAGACAAAAGACCTGCGAGAGCAAATAGCTTTTTACTCACCTGCACCAAACAAAAAAGGCAAATTCTTTGTATCTCCCACtactctctcttctctctctcacccagTCAGCCATCAGAGCACCCATGGCACGGCCGCTTTCACTGTAGTCTACCCCGCTCTGGCTGGGGCCGACAAGCACAAAGACAAAGCGAACAGGGATGGGAGACTCCAGAGAGGAGTCCATCACCATGGAATCACTTAGCCTCACAAAGGCCGTCACAGGTTTCTGCAGGCTGTCCAGGACACCTATTGAACAATTTTTAGCCATATCTGCTCCAAGAACCGCACGTAAAGACACATAACTGTATCCGAATTACATGTACGTACCTGAGAGGATAATTGAGGCCTCCACGTTGTCAGAGGTGTCTCTCTGCAAGAATAAGGATATGTCAATAAGTGAATATGATATTGATGATCAGCTAAATGGTAAAACCGTTTGAATAAATACCTTCTTGGCCACAGAAAAGGTCTGCATCTGAATGTCTCCTGAGGGAGTAATCATAGGCTCCTCAGACTGACTGCaagcacaaataaaacaatgattAAGTGTATGCTGTAGACAATTGTACATTTCTAATCTTGTACAAAGCAATAGAGGAATATTGGGTTGTGGTGGTTACCTGCGTCTCATAAGGAGAGCTCTCAGCAGGTCGTCGCGATCACTGGCGCGGATCTCATCCTTGTTCAGCAGCTCGTCGGCCACCTTCTCAGCTATGGTAGATAGACTGCTGGCATTCAGGTCGAAGATGACGGCACCTGAGTACATTTGGGCTTCTTTTAATATTCATCAATAACTGAAAACAGCTGTACAGTATATTTTTGTATGAATAGCTTTCTTTTTCATCAGGATCTCCAAAGGCACCTGTGCTCATGGTCTTGCGGAGCTGGATCAAGCTCTTGAAAGTGAGATGGGAGACATGAGAAGGACCCCATTTCCCGGTTGCCGGGTTAAAGTTCTCCTCGTAGCCCACCCAGCGCCCAGTCTCCTGCCAGATGTTACCCTGGAGCTCATTCAGCTCCACATAGGCCTGTGGTAGTGCAATGCGACTGGTCAGTAAACACACCCCTGGATAAAGATGATTTACAGTGAAGAAGACAAATATGGACAATGACGACTAACCTGAGCGTCCCCTCTCGTGGTCGCATTGGTGTTCCGGTTTAGATACGCTGCAAGAAGGATGTGGACAAGTAGTAAGATCTTCTACTTAAGACAAAGTAGTGAATGTTGATGTATTATCAGCACTTAAAATTGACTCAAATATCCCAAAGTAAGTATCTATTGAGCAGTAAAATATTCCCATTGAGTGTTTTAACGTGATGTTTCTGGATCAACATCCCCACTGAATTAATGTGCATATTTCCTTTGACTGCTGCAGAAGTTTAAGGTTAAAGTTTAATTTACAGAATGCATCATATCCCATCAGATCATCATATGTTTGTTCAGCTGCATGGACTGTGAGGGAAACCCACCCTCTGAATCGCTGGGGATGTAGATGGCCCCCACAAGTGGGTcattctcctcttcctgctgttcctgcacccccccctccacgtcaTAGATGACGCTTTGGTCCGGTGGAGTCCTGGTGGGGGAGAGAAGCCGAAAAACCAATGAAGAATAACGATGAGCATCTTTTCAGCGATATATCCCCTAAAATCTCAGCTTAGAAAGGatattttgaattcatttttgaaaatgcaCTTCAATATTTGTGTCTTGAAGTTAAATAGACTTTGAAGCATGTGATTATTGGTAGCAAATGGTTTTCAGGTAAGGAGGGGACGAGGGGGTGGTCTCAGGCCATTTATGCTGATCAGGGACTCCTTAGCTGTAAAATTATTAGTTAGTTCTGTTCTGTTGTTTCCACAAGAGGGCAGGATTGCTTCACGTATTTCTCATCATTCACTGCTTGGATATCCGGGTTTTAgacccttttttttgtgctctCGAGAATGCTTACCATTTACCAAACACTGCCTTAAAAATAATACTCTTGTGCTGACATAATGTAAACATTATTATATCCAAACATAATGTAAAATTTAAACTAAATATTTCAATATCATGTCAAACTGcatttattgatttcatttcgAGCCACTTAAGGTCAGTGCAAACATGTTGACATGTTGACTGAAGTTATTAAGGTGAACGTCTTAGCAGAAAAACAATTAACAATTGACTGTCAACAGCCGTTTACACTCTCGGGTGACACTTGagctttcatttaaatgtgcatttcgGGCCAAATTTCTGAACCAACTTTGTTAAGTACTGAGCAGTGGAAAGGGATcagacatttttaattaaaaagaaaacgctAAAAAACATGTTCATAAAACTGAAACCACGAATCAAAAGGGGCTGAAATGCTTCATCGAGCTCTGGGGAAGTGATTCTCTGTGGGTTCACTATTACCATGTGACCCCTTCTGCATGACTCAAAGTCATATAATCACCTGATTGGGAGGGACTCGTTTGAGTGGTGCACATCTTGGAAACACTGAGTGACATTCACAGTGAAAGATAATACCTGTATCTTACCAGAGGCTGCAGTACATTGTAAATGTACATTAAAGTGTAAAGTACTGCTGAAGCAGAGTGTGAAAGTAAGGAAATGATAGTAAGGACTCACAGTCTCACTGGAGAGGGAAAGGCCAAGTCATTGTCCTCAGTGGACATGTCACTGCCCTAGAATGAATGAAGAAGGAAGTTGGATGAGAACTGAAGATGTAGGTGAAACGGGACCTGCTCCCAGCATAGTCTCATCCTCTGTGATATGTGTAAAATCATAGCTGATAAAACAGAAAGCCGTTAAGTTTAAGTGTTGCAAAGACTCGTCACACTGTTTGATGTTAAAGGAAATCAAGACAAACCTCATAACTAAAATGGTTTTCCATTGATGTCTTTCAGATGTTGCCCTCACAGGTACTTCTACGCGTTCCCTAAggccaaaaaaagaagaatgaacaTACATTGAAACAACAAATCAACTCAACCAAGACTCCAAGTGAAGACTATCAAAATAAATCTCCACTGGTGAGTCCTTGGATTTGACACAGTTAACGCAAACAGGTGCATCTACAGCATCCAAAGCAAAGACGTTTTGATTCACTCTAATTGTTACTTGTGATAAAAGCACTGCTGTTCTAAAGTCAACTCAGAGGCCTGCTGAGTATGCCGCCATATACCCCTATCCAGCCGCCTACAGTCACAGCGTTGGACAGATAGTCTGCCAGCCGTTGGCTACGAGATCTTCGTTATGGTTCAAATGGAAGACGCGTAGAGCCTTATCTTTGGGTTACACCCTTCTTCAACCAAACACCTCCGTTTTCCTAGAGTACAGCAAAGAAATATGCTGCGACTGTTCAAGGAAGTACCACAAAACGGTTACATTTAGACAGGAATACTCAAAATATATGCAATTAAATTTTACTTTCCCAAACTGAAAAATCCCtgctattttgaaaatatttctcAGCAGAATATCCAAATAAGGGACAAGTAACTTCCCATTAGCTTTGCAAATCCTTAAATTGAGTAAGCAAGGGTTGTAATCTATAGATTAGGTGCTGCACGTGAACAAAACATTACCATTTAGTGTTGCGACTAAATGGTTCACTAAATTCCTCATGCAGTAACACTGAAAATATACAGATAGTTTatcacaaagacaaaataagcgggtttaatatttcaaagtgcaacaaatgataaaaatccccaaatgacAATCGCACTTGACATTGACCTCAAATTAATTAAAAGggctggatttgtttttataaaaattATACACCACAAGAACAATATTCTTCCTCCAAGTAGATAAGTTGATCTGAATTCCCGCCCTTATCATACTTGAATGGCAAAGACATTATAGGTTAGAATATCTCCTCTCCTGTAACGGTACATTCCGATATCCATCCAGTTTGACCTTTACCCTCTAGTGTGACAAAGTGTGTCAGACCCCCGCCTGGAGGAGGCCCCACCCTTACCTGCACGCAGGTAGTCCCACCTGATCTCCAGCACTGGAAACGGGACGGTCTCTGCTCTGTCAACCTTGACGAGCCCGATGATGAACTGAGCCAGGACAGACGAAAAAGACCAGTGCGGTGAGAGAACGGGGCGCGGGAACACCCATATGAAACTACGTCGACCCTACGAAGACGCGCCGTACCCCCTCAACCCCTCTGGTTGCCAAGCAACCTGGCAGGTGGGTGGGGGAGATAAGGCCTGTGTGACATTCGAACGGCCCAATCGTTCAGGGACACCTTGGAACAGGGATATCCCAACCCTAGTTTGCCCGCTCCGCCCTCCCAGCATGAACCAGGTCCAAGCCCGGACAGACGTAGTAAAAGATGAACCCGTTTGCACCGGCAGGCCTAACCTCGTCCCGTCTGAGGGGCACTCGGGGGGCAAAGAGGGTACAGTGTCATCATACGCTATCAAGAGGACAGCACCTTAGTACGTAATCCTACGTACGTAATGGGGATTCCTCAggatggggttggggggggaccCAACTTTTTCTTCAATTTAAGTTGAGTTTGTTTGTCTCATGTGACATGGTAGACAGGGTTAGATACCGACACAATGATGCAACGTTGACcgggggaggaagaaaacacacacacacacaacaaagaagTCCAAAAGTGCAAATGCATGTGAGGAtcgacacacaaagtaaacaacaACTCTTGTATTTTACTGTTCACAAGTAGTGTGCCTTCTGAAATCAGTACCACTGTGGTACAGGCACATTTGTAGACGTGAATTTGAGTTGTATAGTTAAAGTAGTTGTATACTGATAACAAATATCCTGCCTGGTATGAAAAACTTGTCTTTGTAAAGGTACAGAGGTAGTCAACTTTAGATTATTTAGATCAAGCAAAACCTTTATTTCACCATGATTTCAAGCCACTCTTCAGAGGGTGTTGCGTGTAAAGATAATTGTTTCAAACCACACCCACAGGTACTGGTAGTAAAGTATTTTCAACATCAGCTCATACTTTTACAGTTCTCACCATTGTAGCGATGCAGTGATGCGGCATTCACCCTTATAGCTCAGAGACAGATTCTGGTTTGACTGCTCAACCTACACCCACGGAAATGTCACCCAGTAACCAATGCTGAGTTAGATTGTGAAAGCCCCTGATGTCATCCATTAGCCACTCATCATGTAGCTCATGGCTTCCTTCCACCAGCTTCTTTCAACCCAACAATTATATTGAGGCCATGAATAGGGCCAAATACACCTTAGTCCGCAGAAAAAGTGATGATGTTTCGGATTATCTCTCAAGATCTACAAACTCTGTCTGTGAAACTGATTTTTAGCCTCCAGCCTTGACAAAGGTCATGCGCCTGTTTATAAAATGTATGTATCTCACTGCTGTTGCTACCGGACAATTGATCATGAACAGGTCCTTTGTGTGGAGGTCTTGTTCAAGTCGCGTGACATCTGCTGAGAAGAAGGCGGCTCATTGTCGGAAAGCCTGAAGCCCTTCGGTCCGCTTCATCTCCTGCAGATGCTACTTTCAAGGGTACTGCAGGGATTTTAATTGTGAAATTAAACTCAACTGAATGTGATGTCCTCACATGATTCTAGGACGAGTCAGAGCCACGGGTTTGCCATGGTCGAGAAAACCATGATAAAAAAGAGGTAACGCTTGACTTCACAAGTCCTGAAACTAATAAGGTAATGCAGGAAGGAACTGGcatgttaatgttgtttgttAGGGATGTTTCCATAACAAACTCACAGGAAAGATGCAGTCCCCGTTGAAAGAAAGCGGTACTGTTCAACTCGGACGAGTCAGGGTATCAAAGTGATTACCACACGACAATGGGGCCCCTGGCTGAAGACACGCTGGCTCAGGCCTGTTATCACCACTCTGAAGAAGCTATCTGCGGCGTCCATGTGTCTTCACATACAGTATGCAGACACTCCCAGTCGTCAAATGGACACTTTTATCCTGACGGACATGTTGAAAATCTTCAGTGTGAATGCATTATTTGTGGAATGTAGCAGCAGAGAATACCGAATTGAGATCTGAAGAGCTGCAAACCTCGTTTTAAGAAGTGcaagattaattaattaacatttacatttcgtATAGCCCAATATTGCTAATTAcagatttgcctcagagggctttagtctgtacacatgcaacatcttGTCGGCACACAATCattagaaaaatatataaaagaacGGACAAAATTATGTTTGTGTTTCATGATAACAATCTAGGTCAAAAGGGGTCACATAAAACATCTATAAAATAAACAGAAGGCTTGTGGCTGGAATGGGATCTGTACTATTAAGCTACTTTTCATGAAAAAGAATGTGAGGGGAATTTGAGAGACGAAAAATACATGTGATTATGGCAGATTATGGTAATGCCGAGGAATCATATGTAAAATGGTGAGAAACGTGAAAACACAATGTTCACATGGCTTTAGAATGTGTAAAAATAATTTTCTCATTTACTGCGAGattgatattttaaaatatgttattAAAGTACTTTTAACGACTTTATACAAACTGATCAAAAGAAGGAGACAcaaatttccccccaaaaatacatatattatataaacgCTAATGAAGTTTCACCTAGAAAACTTTTACCCTGTACATTTTTTAACTAAAATTT of Gasterosteus aculeatus chromosome 11, fGasAcu3.hap1.1, whole genome shotgun sequence contains these proteins:
- the slc4a1a gene encoding solute carrier family 4 member 1a (Diego blood group), coding for MENHFSYEGSDMSTEDNDLAFPSPVRLTPPDQSVIYDVEGGVQEQQEEENDPLVGAIYIPSDSEAYLNRNTNATTRGDAQAYVELNELQGNIWQETGRWVGYEENFNPATGKWGPSHVSHLTFKSLIQLRKTMSTGAVIFDLNASSLSTIAEKVADELLNKDEIRASDRDDLLRALLMRRSQSEEPMITPSGDIQMQTFSVAKKRDTSDNVEASIILSGVLDSLQKPVTAFVRLSDSMVMDSSLESPIPVRFVFVLVGPSQSGVDYSESGRAMGALMADWVFCLEAFLAQTEKDLTNAIADFMDCSIVIPPTEIQDKAMLEPIINFQKKMLRDRLRPSDTRLAFGDRITVEKPPEEPREDPLARTGYPFGGMVKDLKRRYRHYISDYTDALNPQVLAAVIFIYFAALSPAITFGGLLADKTEKLMGVSELMVSTSLQGVIFSLIAAQPVLVIGFSGPLLVFEEAFYSFCKAQGIEYIVGRIWVGMWLIVIVVIIVAVEGSFLVRFISRFTQEIFSILISLIFIYETFNKLIKIFKAHPLILNYDHLNDSTDNPFHPVILEHTVIDHDGNITYHEKELERAYPNTALLSMCLMFGCFFIAYFLRHFKNGHYFPGPIRRLIGDFGVPIAIFFMIAVDISIADAYTQKLVVPKGIEVTDPKIRGWFINPLGEKKPFPIWMMAACCVPAVLVFILIFLESQITTLIVSKPERKMVKGSGFHFDLLLLVTMGGLSSIFGVPWLSAATVRSVTHANALTVMTKGPKPEIEKVLEQRISGFLVAILVGVSIFMEPILKMIPMTALFGIFLYMGITSLSGIQMWDRMLLLITPKKYHPDEAYATRVKTLRMHLFTLIQIVCLGVLWVVKISPFSLALPFVLILTIPLRMFMTGTLFSAAEMKCLDADDGKVTFEEEPGVDVYDESPLP